A part of Cataglyphis hispanica isolate Lineage 1 chromosome 7, ULB_Chis1_1.0, whole genome shotgun sequence genomic DNA contains:
- the LOC126850751 gene encoding uncharacterized protein LOC126850751 isoform X2, producing MPFYQYNSFTGRIKPSTSFQPLYPLRTEPPVIIYDTIKTKPVSVTPKSGYCTDKPPTLDPKMWAKYKHFQAVIDKPVYLAGGKKDKILFGVTVAYLGLCTLQSLVFIAKECLNII from the exons ATGccgttttatcaatataattccTTTACTGGAAGAATAAAACCGTCTACCAGTTTTCAACCGCTTTATCCTCTT AGGACAGAACCACCAGTAATAATCTATGACACTATCAAAACTAAACCAGTGTCAGTTACGCCAAAGTCAGGATATTGCACTGACAAACCACCTACTCTTGATCCAAAAATGTGGGCAAAGTACAAGCATTTTCAG GCTGTAATTGACAAGCCTGTATACCTAGCAGGTGGCAAGaaagacaaaatattatttggagTTACAGTCGCATACCTTGGTCTTTGTACACTACAATCACTGGTGTTTATTGCTAAAGAATGcttgaatattatttga
- the LOC126850751 gene encoding uncharacterized protein LOC126850751 isoform X1, with product MPFYQYNSFTGRIKPSTSFQPLYPLSPIPLQRTEPPVIIYDTIKTKPVSVTPKSGYCTDKPPTLDPKMWAKYKHFQAVIDKPVYLAGGKKDKILFGVTVAYLGLCTLQSLVFIAKECLNII from the exons ATGccgttttatcaatataattccTTTACTGGAAGAATAAAACCGTCTACCAGTTTTCAACCGCTTTATCCTCTT tctCCTATTCCTTTACAGAGGACAGAACCACCAGTAATAATCTATGACACTATCAAAACTAAACCAGTGTCAGTTACGCCAAAGTCAGGATATTGCACTGACAAACCACCTACTCTTGATCCAAAAATGTGGGCAAAGTACAAGCATTTTCAG GCTGTAATTGACAAGCCTGTATACCTAGCAGGTGGCAAGaaagacaaaatattatttggagTTACAGTCGCATACCTTGGTCTTTGTACACTACAATCACTGGTGTTTATTGCTAAAGAATGcttgaatattatttga